One Streptomyces umbrinus genomic window, AGTTCGGCGAGGGCGAGAAAGGTGATCCCCTGATCATCGCCGTCCGGTGCCAGGGCAAAGGGGAGATCGAGGTCTCCGTGAAGCCGGTGAACGTCGGCTTCCCGCTGGAATGCGTCGATGGCGAAGCAAGCACCGCCACCAGCACCAGCACCAGCACCAGCACCACCTACAACCAGATCGGCGTCGCGGGAGCGGAGAAGAAGGGCACCGTCTCGGTTCTGGCGCCCTCGTCGGTGCGGTGGGCCATGACGATCGGCCGCGGTGAGCGCGAGCATGCGCGAGCGCCCGAGCCTTCAGGCGATACGGAGTAGGACCGCACTCGCCACTCCAACTCCGGTTAGCGGCGGCCGAGTCGGATCACGGTCACCGTCCATACCTGCCCGCGGCTACCCGCCCCCCGTCACCACCTTGAGTTCGTTGAGTGACTCGCGCAGGAAGTCCGCCAGGGGGCGGTCGCCGTTGTCGCCGACCCAGCGTTCGAAGCCGACCTTGAAGACGGTTATGCCGGCCTCCGCGGTGAGGGTCGCGGCCGGGTCCTCGACGCCGCGGCGGCGGAGCGTGGCGGCGAGTGCCGCGGACAGGGACGCGAGCTTGATCAGCTCGCGCTCGCGCAGCTCCGCGTTGGCCACGATGACGGCCTGGCGCTGCCGGGAGTGCTCGTGGCGCTCCAGGAAGAGTGCGGCGACGGCCTCCAGCGTCGTGGCCATCGCGTCGATCGGCGGGGCCGTGTCCGGGGTGCCGGCGAGAGCGTCCACGAAGAACTCCTCCAGCAGGCTCGAACCCCCGAAGAGCACCTCGCGTTTGTCGGCGTAGTGCCGGAAGAACGTCCGCTCGGTCAGCCCCGCGCGCTCGGCGATCTGTGCGGCGGTCGTCTGCTCGTACCCGCGCTCGCTGTAGAGGTCCAGCGCCGCCTTCTCAAGCCGCCCGCGCGCGTCCGGCTCCCATCGACTCATAGCCCTGATCGTACGCGATGACAGTGGCTGACATCAGGTGCTACGGTTGATGTCAGTCACTGACATCGGCTCGTTCGCCGCCGCGCAAGGCATGCATCCGTGCATTCCGTGCATCCGTGCATCCGATGCATTCCGTGCATCCGATGCATTCCGTGCGCCCGTAGCCCGGGCGCACGGGCGCCCACGGCCAGGACGGTCGACCTACCCGGAGGTTCTCCTCATGCGTGTGTTCGTCACCGGCGCGTCCGGCTGGATCGGTTCAGCCGTTGTTCCGGAGCTCATCGGCGCCGGCCACCATGTCGTCGGGCTCGCCCGCTCGGACGCCTCGGCCGCCGCTCTCGCCGAAGCCGGCGCCGAGGTGCGCCGCGGCACGCTCGACGATCTCGACACCCTGCGCGACGCGGCCGCCGAGTCCGACGGCGTGATCCACCTCGCCTTCAAGCACGACATCGCGTTCAGCGGCGGCTTCGAGGACGCGGCCGACGCGGACCGGCGCGCCATCGACACGTTCGGCGAGGCACTCACCGGATCCGACCGCCCGTTCGTCATCGCGTCCGGGACTCTCGGGCTGGCGCCGGGGCAGGTCGCCACCGAGCGGGACGGCCAGGCGGCCGGCCAGCTCGGCGGCCACTGGGCCGCCGGTCCCGTCAAGCGGCTGGCCAACGCGCACGCCACGGCCGCCCTCGCGGACCGCGGCGTCCGCTCGTCCGTCGTACGGCTTCCTCCGACCGTGCACGGCGACGGGGACCACGGCTTCCTCGCCACCGTGGTGGCCGTCGCCCGCGAGAAGGGCGTCTCGGGCTACATCGGCGACGGCGCCAACCGCTGGCCCGCCGTGCACCGGTCCGACGCCGCGCACCTCTTCCGCCTCGCGCTGGAGAGCGCTCCGGCCGGCTCCACGCTGCACGCGATCGCGGACCAGGGCGTGCCGATACGTGCCGTCGCCGAGGTGATCGGGCGGCACCTCGGTCTGCCCGTGGCCTCGGTCTCCCCCGACGACGCGGCCGGGCACTTCACCTGGCTGGCCGCCTTCCTCGCCATGGACAGCCCCGTCTCCAGTGCGTACACCCGTGAACTGCTGGGGTGGCAGCCGACCGGGCCCGGGCTCCTCGACGACCTCGACAAGGGCCACTACTTCGCCGCCCCGTCCACCTGACCAACGCGGTGTCCGACGCTCGCGCCGTCCGGCCACCGGCACCGACCGCGCCCCACGCTCCCACGCCCAGCCCCGCCCCCGCCCCCGCCCTCGCCCCCGGCGTCCGGCACAGCGGCCGATCCACCGTACGTACAGCGGAAGTTGGAAGGAGCAGACGATTTCTATACTGAGCGAATGATCACCGTTCCGCTCAGCGCGCTCGAAGTGGCCATGGTCCAGACGGGTACTCCGGCCGAGGACACGTTGCGAGACACCACCGAGTTCGCCCGACGCGTCGAAGAACTCGGTTACCAGCGGCTCTGGTACGCCGAGCACCACCATTCCCCGGCCATCGGAGCGTTCCCGCCCGTCGTACTGACCGCCCACGCGGCCGCGTTGACGGCGTCCATCCGGCTGGGCTCGGGGGGCGTTCTCGCTCCGAACCACGCCCCGATCATGCTGGCGGAGCAGTTCGGCACACTGGCCGCGCTGCACGGGGGCCGGATCGACCTGGGCATCGGCCGGGGCCCGGGGACCTTCGACGAATCCACGGCGCGGGCCCTGCGCCGCGGGGCCGGTCCGACGACGGACGACGAGTACCGCGACGACGTGTCATCGACGCTGCGGCTCCTGGTGGACGAGGTCGGCCTCGACCCGCTCCCGGAGCCATGGCTGCTGTCCTCCAGCACGGCCGGTGCCGCGCTCGCCGCGGAACTCGGACTGCCGATCGCCTTCGCCCATCACATCCGCCCCGACAACACCCTGGCCGCGCTCGCCCACTACCGCGAGCACTTCACCCCGTCCCGCTGGTGCGCGAGCCCGCGCGTGCTGCTCTGCGTGGAAACGGTCTGCGCCGAGACGGACGAGGAGGCGGCCCGACTCGTCGGCCCGATGGACATCATCAAGGCCGGACTCCTCAAGGGACAGGGCGGCATCCCCTTCCCCACGCCCGAAGAGGCGGCTGCCCACTCGTTCACCGCGCAAGAGGCGCAGCTCCTGTCAGGCTTCCGCGCCCACCAGGCCCAAGGCTCACCCGAGACCGTCTCGAAGCAGCTGACGGACCTGGTCGACCTGACCGGCGCGGACGAACTCATGCTCGTAACACCCGTCTACGCACTGGCCGACCGGCTGCGGTCGTACGAACTCGTCAAGCAGCACGTCATGAAGCCGACGACGACGGCCTAGCCCCGCGATGGTGGTCGGTCGTCAAGGACGTCCACCGCCCACCCCGTCGCCTGGGGCAGGAAGACGTGCCCGGCCGCGTACGCCGACATGCGGGCGTTCCGTGCCTGGGCCTCGGGACCGTCCGGGAGGTGGAAGTCGTCGCCCGCCCGCGCGGAGTTGGCCTGCATGCTGGTGGCGGTCGCGAGACGCCGGCGTACGTACCGGTCGAGCGCGTCGGGCACCTCGGCCGGGGTCGCACCCGTGAGGGCGTCGCCGAGTACGGCCGCGTCCATGATCGCCTGTGCCGCGCCCTGGGCCTGGAACGGGACCATCGCGTGGGCGCTGTCGCCCAGCAGGGTCACCCGGCCGATGTTCCACCGCGCGAGCGGCACCCGCGTATGGATGCCGTAGCGGAACACCTGCCCCGCGCGTTCGAGGACGTCGAGCACCCGGGAGTCCCAGCCGTCGAA contains:
- a CDS encoding TetR/AcrR family transcriptional regulator, with the protein product MSRWEPDARGRLEKAALDLYSERGYEQTTAAQIAERAGLTERTFFRHYADKREVLFGGSSLLEEFFVDALAGTPDTAPPIDAMATTLEAVAALFLERHEHSRQRQAVIVANAELRERELIKLASLSAALAATLRRRGVEDPAATLTAEAGITVFKVGFERWVGDNGDRPLADFLRESLNELKVVTGGG
- a CDS encoding SDR family oxidoreductase, with amino-acid sequence MRVFVTGASGWIGSAVVPELIGAGHHVVGLARSDASAAALAEAGAEVRRGTLDDLDTLRDAAAESDGVIHLAFKHDIAFSGGFEDAADADRRAIDTFGEALTGSDRPFVIASGTLGLAPGQVATERDGQAAGQLGGHWAAGPVKRLANAHATAALADRGVRSSVVRLPPTVHGDGDHGFLATVVAVAREKGVSGYIGDGANRWPAVHRSDAAHLFRLALESAPAGSTLHAIADQGVPIRAVAEVIGRHLGLPVASVSPDDAAGHFTWLAAFLAMDSPVSSAYTRELLGWQPTGPGLLDDLDKGHYFAAPST
- a CDS encoding LLM class flavin-dependent oxidoreductase, whose product is MITVPLSALEVAMVQTGTPAEDTLRDTTEFARRVEELGYQRLWYAEHHHSPAIGAFPPVVLTAHAAALTASIRLGSGGVLAPNHAPIMLAEQFGTLAALHGGRIDLGIGRGPGTFDESTARALRRGAGPTTDDEYRDDVSSTLRLLVDEVGLDPLPEPWLLSSSTAGAALAAELGLPIAFAHHIRPDNTLAALAHYREHFTPSRWCASPRVLLCVETVCAETDEEAARLVGPMDIIKAGLLKGQGGIPFPTPEEAAAHSFTAQEAQLLSGFRAHQAQGSPETVSKQLTDLVDLTGADELMLVTPVYALADRLRSYELVKQHVMKPTTTA